The Rhea pennata isolate bPtePen1 chromosome 5, bPtePen1.pri, whole genome shotgun sequence nucleotide sequence gatctccagaggtcccttccaaccttaccaattctatgattctaggtGGTGTAAATCAAGACATTGAAGGGGTATCCAAGTGTCCTTTACCTCACCTGCTAATGCTCACCTGCAGGAAACATTTCCTGATATTTCagttagttttttctttttcttgttttgactCCATTTTAGCACCAgatcttcctcttcccttttacatGTTTGGAATATCTCCTAGCTGTTACCTGATGCATGCCTTAGCTGAACCAGAATAGGCACTATGAGCCTTTCAATCTTTCTTCATCACTTGCTGCCTTTATCCTGTCCTTACTCCTTGTAGCCAAACTGCCTCCCTCTTGTTACCATTTCCAGTCCTGAAACACTGAGAAGCCAATACCTTCTGGTCAAGGGCATGCATCCCTCCTCTCGCAGCCTTGGTCTAGCTGTAGCCTCATTTGCTGTCATGCAACCTGACAAGCTgatctccagcctgtccaacCACATCATACTCTCTATTGCGGTTCAGCTGAGGTTTCTCCCTTTTACTGAGTGCCTGAGCCAGCCCCACTCAAAGCTGCTGCAAGCCTCTCCTTGGGATGCAGAATCACAGCTACCCCCTGTTCCCCTCTCTGTCAGCAACTCGTTAGTCTGTTTGTCTCCAAGTCGTATATATTTTACACTTCTCCATGTCTCTGTGCATCTCTCTGCTCAGAGTTTGACAGCATCCTTCATCACAGCGCAACTTGTAAATGTTACCGACATGTTCTTTACATCTtgttccactttttttttaccACTTGGTATTTCAGATTCTTacttttctgtaggaaaaacaaagcagaacaaaacccCAAATGTATATTGAAACAACAGAGGGGAGCAGACAGACTTCTGCTGAATCTTGCCCACTTGCCCTATGGCACAGAGGAGGAGTAGGAGGAAAACCAGGCATTAAACAGAAGGGGATCTCTCCTTCCCACTCTGTTCTGCAATTTCTATCAGCTCGGCCAGGAAAACCCACCTAAACAGTACCAGTCTGGCAAACATCAAGGTCTAAGTCCTCAATTCTTGGTGAATTAATAAACTGAATAAGGTGGGAGAGtaagggaagaagaggaaaaaaaagttttaggcCCCTGATGAAGAGAAACCCTTCCAAGTGCAAACTCAGGCCATCACCTGCATCTGCAGGAAAACTGATCTCGTACCCCTTCTCTCGCTCAGTTCTCTGCCTAGCAGCACGAGGGTGGATTTGCCAGCAGAGCAGTCTCCGCGCTGCTATTTCGAACTCTGTGGGCGGCAATGAGATTGGCAGGAGTGTCAGCTTAAGGCAGCTGCTTGTAAAGCCGAGCCCAGAAGCAGGCAGGGAGTTATGCAATGACAGAAAAGAGACctgggggcgggaggggggaagaggaggcttgaggaagaaaaaagtgtggCTGGCTCCTGAGGGAACTCTAGGATtcaggaggaaagagaaggcaatgaaaagataaataaaatgccTCCATATTCTCTGTCCCAATAGTCAGGGAGGAGGTGCAGAGTTGTAAAGTATCAAAGTGCCAGATTTTACTTCTGATTGGGAGAAGGGATCTGAGCTTTTTCTATAGGATCTGCTGCTAGAGCCTGGCTCATGGATTCACCACCTTTCTGCACTCCCTCACTAGTCTGTGGCTAAGTGcctgacaaatattttcagcttgGTTTGGGCCCACCTATTTCTTAATATGGCTTGTATTATATCTAGGGTAATTCTCCTGTATCTCTGTGGCATGTCTTCCCCATTTTCACTTGAGCAACAGGAGgtggagaaaataatttcagaggGATGTGGCCACTCACGCCCGGAGAGGCAGTGTTGCATGCCAGGGGTGAGCCCTGAGTCACCTTTCCTGGCACAGCACAGCCTCACCGCCAGAAACCCAAAGCTTTTCCCCAAGAGGAATGAGTGGTCCTCTATTTGCACAACTGCCTAGCAGGGTTTCCCTCCATCTAACTGGAAGCAAGGCTTTATTAGCAACAGTAAACTCAGCTATGTGATGCCACAAATATCGCCCCTCCCATAGCATTGTGGGTCTGAAAAACTTAAGCTCTGAGGGAGCCTGAAAGAAAAGGTCTAAGTAATGTGAACCAGCTGGGGCACTATAATATGCAAAAGAACTACTTAATCCCCTGTAATAAAGGAGAGACACAATCCTGTTATGCAGCTGTGCACTAGCTACTGCAAATGTCACTTCATTAAATTCAATCAACTGCTGGCATGCAGAAATGCATTGTTGCCCCCTTATCTGACGTATAGAAGTAGAACCCCAGAGGCATGGGAGTTTTAAGAAGGAAAGAGCCAGGTTCTGCACTAGCCTGCTCTTTTCCAGGAGCCGGCGTGGTGGTAAAGATTGCAAACCTGATTCTTGGCTGCTGTCctgctgcagaaaaggaaactcTTCTAGGGGCAGTCTGTACACTTGGGTAGacatggatggatggatggatggatggatgacTGTTGGGCCCTGTCCCAGGCATCTCTTGTTATTATGAAGTCTATCAAAACTGattgattttaaatgaaaatggatgCTGCCTCTTTATCTCATTCTGGGAGTTGAGGTCCAAGGCACCTGCCAATACTTTAATTTAGCTATTCCCCAGAACACAGCCAAACTGCATACTAAGGaagctgaaagagcagctgtgcagattATGAGGAAACTGGCTCATCACTAAAAATAGCTGCATTTGGAAAATACTCCTATTCTAATTCAGTCCCCTCCCCATGCACAGCATGAGCTCTTTTATTTGGGCCCTCTGGTTCTTGTGTATCTGGAAGGCAGGGCAGTTGGGGCCACCTTACGATGTGCAGGTGCACAGTCTAATCTCAGGTGACTTTTATGTTCCTGTTGGCTTTTAGCTGGGAGGAAAGACTTTGCAAATTTTCATGGCCACACCATATTGTTTCAGACTGGTTGCAGAGATGGTGGTGTATTTGATACGTGTATGTAATCTTTTGTTTAGCTGAATATGGAGTTGTGTTTAAGGCCCTGGGCAAACCAACCTTCCTTCTGATTTTAGCTCAGCCACTCAGTTTTTTTAGGTTCCCACAAGTAACAAATAATCCCTGCCTCAGTTCCTTTCTCTGCATAATGGGAATAATATTTACCAATTTCAACACGTGAATCTGAAGCGCATGTGAAAAGCCTCTTAAGAAAGCATTAAGTTCAAAGTCACTTGTAATAATACGTATTATCTTTACACCACATCTATAATTATAGCAAAGTATAGTCTgtcttaagaaacaaaaaaaaaagcttttacatcTTAGCATTATTTCATGCTTTAAAAGTACTCACCAATACATGAATATTTTGCAATCTTAGATAGCAACTTTGTCTGGAAATGTTTTGGGGTCCTTTTTTCGTGTTATTCATATCAAAATCAGAAGAGTCATTGTTATGATGCCCAAACATCACTAATGATCCTGTATCCCATCATTATCAGCTTATCTGGTGCTGTGAGTCATCTAAGAGCTCAACAATTATGAAGCCTATCCCATCTGTTTGAATAAATGTTGTATCCAAAAAGACTGTGTTAAAAGAACAATAAGGCTGCCAAATCCAGCACTCAGGGATATGCTTGCCATTTTGGGTCCGCTGTTTCCCAATCTAATTCAGCCTATTTTGTGTCTGCATTGTGCAAATCTTCCATTCTACAATCACCAGCTATTTTCTTTACAGTGGAAGCAGTCTTGCAGCCCTCAGGTCTTCAGTGGAGAAACAACCTCCAGGAtcagatggaagaaaggaaaagtttttgCTCGAACATTCACAGAGCTTGTCAGAAActttagagaaataaaagctgaacaGAAACCCCACCTGTCAATTCTTAGATGTTCACAGTGTGCGACTGCTCTGAAATGCCTGGGTAGAGATGAGCCGGTGCTTATTTGGTAGCTGTTTGTTGAGCACAGATGACTTCTGGTTTTTCAAAGGCTTAGTACTTGGCTGaaggcagcatttttttcccaactcCCAGATTTCAAGCACAGGCTCAGAAAAACACCACTTGACTCGCACACATGCTCTGATGTaggcaaactttttttttaattccttagAAACATTTGaattgttggattttttttttcatttccaaaatagTCCAGCCAGGTAAACTAGGGCCTAGGTGTAAGCAGTAACAACGTAGTGTGATAACAGGGAGCTATGAGGCCCTGTGAGCTCTCAGATCTGCGACTTCCCAGTTACAGCAAAACTCAAGGAAAAGCTCAGGCTGTTCCTGTGCTGCAGTTGCCAAAGGTGCTGTTTTTGAAGCCTCTGCCCTGTCTTCCTCCTTGGTTTGCAGAGAGTATCCTCTTTTTCCATGGATTCCCTACCACATACTTGTAAACTCCCTCAGTTGCAGTTTCAGTCCAGTTAACCAGTCAGCACGTGGCTTTGGTCAACCAGTTCCCAAACCACCCTTGAATTTTAGGTGACTACTTTATTCTTGACAGCCTTTCTCCCCCTTGGTTTGGAAGCTGTGGATTTTGGCCTCCACCACCTAGTCAACCAAGACATTGCATCATGCAGGCTGTATGCCGGGTGTGTTCACTGCAATATCTTATACTGGTTTATTAGTGATGCCCGAGACAGGGTCACTTCCACAAGGAAATCcttgtctctttcttttccacctcATCTTacttcttcccctcttgcctgcTTGCAGCTGGGAGTACTATGTGAATGATGCACCCCGGATAGTCTTGGACAAGCTAGAGAGCTGTGGTTACCGAGTGGTCAGCATGACAGGCGTGGGCCAGACGTTGGTGTGGTGCCTCCACAAGGAATAGCAAGGAAGACTTCTGCATTCTACCTGGACAAGACCCTGCTGTGTATCATCTCACACAGGACTGACAGCAAACTTCTCCTCTTGAGTAGTTCCTTTCTGTCCCAGATTCCAGGCACTCGTGTGGGTGAGTCAGGGGGGAGTGCCATGGAGACAAAACTTCACTTAATGGAAGCTTGCCATCTCTGCCATTGTACAAGGCCTTAGGGGAGGAACACATGCCCAGTCCAGACTAAAGGTAAATCATAAACAGAGAGCAGAGGGGTCTAACTATGCATTCATCCAAATGATAGTCTGGCAAATACTatccatttacattttaatcatCCTCTATTTAGCATGGAGAGAGAACTCAAACAGATTTATCTGTCTCTTCCTTAGGGCTGCCCCAGAGAGGTATGTGCTGAGCTGAGAGTTCAGAGCATACCACCATCCAGTCCATGGGAGGGAGAACAGAGAGGGTGACGGGGAGGGGAGGCCAAGCACAAATGGCATATACTCTAATCTCTTGAAACTGAAGTGGTGGCGGCTAAACCTGCATGTTGCCCTTTTGAGAATCCCTTCACTTGGCAGCAAAGCCAATTTCTCTCCCAAATGGAATTGTGATTAGCAGTGTCAGACCTTTAGTCCCAAGACTGCCATTCAAGCATAACACCTGGTTCCTGAAATAGCCTtagagcagcacagaaaggtgtAGTGAACATTTCAGGGTTTGGGCTGCATAATCTTAACAGCAGCAGTTGCAATGCTGGATTGTTTTGGACTGTGTGTATTGATCCTGCTGTAGGGGTAATActaataaaacatttatctaAAGAGACTGACATCTTTCTGTGGGGTGTTCTGAACCATTGTTGCTGAAACCTTCTGAATCCACAGCTCCTGAACAAGCTTTCAGGAACAAAGAAGCTTCAACTTTTGAAGAGTCTGGAGTTCATTCTGACTGCACCTCTCAAATCATGTGACTGGGCTGTTACTCTTAAGTACACAGGCTGACGAAGTAGCGTGCTTGCTCAGAAGCCTGTGcaatcattttttcccttgaggGAAACAGATACAGGCTGCAGTCGATGGCAGTCTGCAGTcctaaaacagtttttaaaaagcaggtttATTGacttaatttaagaaaatagctttttaaatgaagaatgatGGGGTGGGGGAAATCCGTACTCTCTTATCCTAAGTGTGAGACTCTTCCTCATCTTCCCGCTTGAGCTGTTCAATCAGCTGCTGTCTTTCTGCCGCTTGGCGCATCCGCATCATCACCAAGCTCTCATAGTCTCGCTCTGAGACCACTGATCTCTAggagcagaaaacaaatatgacCTGTAAAGGACAGTACATAGCCCAGGCCCTGACTTGCTACAGTTTCCCACTTCATTAATCACACTGACAACATGCATGTTCCATTCAGGGAGGTGGTTCATAGCAATATGATCCCAGGGAAATCAATAAGGTGTGAAAGATGCCTACTCTGCAGGAAGCAGCCAGCATCCTAATGAACTGTATTATTGACCCTTTTACAGTGTCAGCAATGAGACAGAGAATGGGATAGACAGGAAGCCTGAATTACCATTTCATTGCTGGAGCTACTCCCACTAGCAGTCAATAAAGTTGGATGAGGAAGCATGGCTTGCCTTGCTGTGGTTGGTTACTTTGGACAACAAGCTTGCTTTGCGAGTACAACACTAGTGCACAAATTCAGTTTAAAACTAATCCATTATAAAGGCTAACACCACAAAAATCAAACCTTTCCCCAGTGTAGTCATGGAAGTTACTGTACAAAGACCACCAAGTACATTCCCAAGCCTTATTAAGGCAAGAATGTTTTAGCTCTCAAAAGCTTTTGCAGCTTACTGCTGTGTGCAGTAGCAACTGTCACGTCAGCTAAGTGGTGATTGTAGACTATCCAATAAATGTAGGCTGCAGATGACAGCTGCTATCTCAGAGCAAAGTGGTGGTTTTGGCATTCTGCTCTCAAAAACAATTTAGCATTAGTAGGTGGCCTTACCAATTTCGGAAGTACTCAAAGCACTGCAGTGCTTGAAAACATCAGTCTCATTTGTTTGACACTTCAAGgtagaaataaaagcatcttgacaaaaagataaacaaaaatttcacattcatttttctagGAACTAGTTTAATAGTGATCTAAGGACctcttaaatagaaaatataagaGATGAAAAGCCAATAGAATAGCAAAATAAGATCCTGCAGGAAAGTGGGGCAAGTGCAAAATCGCTATTATATCCCAGCAAAGCAgttcctccagctgcagagagacTAGTTGCGAGGACAAAGTAGAAGCCCACAATAAATTGAAGGCTCAGGCTGAGAAACTAAGACTATTGCACCATAACTGATATCTTAGCACCTGCATGAATGAAATAACCTTTAGGTATTATGCAGCATGGATTTTCATCGTGTCTGAGAAAAAGCCAGATTGTATTCGTGGCACAACTAGGTTTCTTCAGAGTTCCCATCCATTAACCACAGATATTTACTGTCATCTGCCTGGCTGAATGAATTAGTCTACATGAGATTCATGCAGATGAGTCACCCATACAAACCTGAATCACTACTTCACACTCtggatttaaatttaaaacagacaAGAGATCACCTCCTGTGTCTTTTGTGAGCCCTGCTGATACAATAAACCATCAGAAGTGACAGTAGGAAGAGTACCAAGGGAAGAATCACAATCTGATTCAAAATTGGCTACAAACTGATATTCGTGTTCAAGCAGTCTGTATGTCTCTGATGGAGCTTGCCTTCTCCTCAGGCAGAGCGTGGGCTGATGCTTTGCCACTCTACACACCTACTTCCTGCAATCCTGGCAATTACCAATAGTGTAAAACCCAGTTTCTGACGTGGCTGACGCAGCAAGGGCTTGGCTCAAAACAAATGCATACACACAAGGAACTGCAGCCTGGGAAGCAGTGACAGGAggcaaatgaagagaaagaggcATCATGGAATTTTTAGTATTCTGGGTCCAACCCAGCTGAACTGTCCCTCAACTTGCTTCTCCCAACATCTCTTTGTATTGGTGAACGTGGTGGCCACAGCTCTCTCCAAGTACTTCAGCAGTTTCTCCTCTGTTGGACTCAGGTGCTGCTTCCACATAGAGTAagtctttattttgcatttgattcTCCTAACGCTAGTTACATGTTCATTATGTTGGTTTTTGAATTTCcatttgtctgtatttctttggtttctttCAGTGTGACTTGAGTCATTCCtaaccttccttccttcctaacCACCTACTGAGATTTTTATACTATGTAGTTCATCATGAAGGTGGCTGGTTACCATGGTACGAAAGTACCCTTCTGTTCTAGATGCTAGTTTAAATCTGTTCTCATGGTGACTGTGTGCTATTGCTATTCTTCAGCTCATTTCTGCACTGCAGATTCAGTAAGCTCAGAAATCGCCATTCCTTCTCTACTGAATAGAAAGACTTGACATGGCAATTGCTCCCTAACACAGGGATGCAGTATGAAGAAGTTTGCATTTCCTGCAATACGAgcctctttgttttccttccaactACAGGAATAAGGAAGGAAGAGGTTGTTCCTGTTCGGTGTGACTTGTTGCTGATCCTGCGACTGAAGTTCAGCATCTGACTGCTGAGCAGTCAGCAGTTCCCTTCTTTTCATTGCCTTTCTTCAGCATGGATACCTGGCGGAGAGGGTCCATTAAATCCACAACGTTCTTCAGGCGTTTCTCACTCAGGAGACACAAAAAACTGGGCAATCAAGTCATCATCTTGAATCAGAACAGCCACACACTTGACAGTGATGGACAGTGCCAGAAGAGGGAATGCTTAAGGGATCTGAAGGACAAGTCTGATTACCTGTCATGTCAGAGTGAGCAAAACCTAGCCAAGGCACAAGCACCTCCCAAGCCTCCCCGGCTGTACCTGGACAGTTCTAGCTGCCCTAACATCATTGATCACACAGATTCTCACTCTGACGTCTCCTTTTCTGGTGCTACTCATCAATATCATAAAGCCACTCAAACTCACTTCCACAAGGACCAGGCTACAGACTACAGGACCTCAGAAACAGGTTCCCAGAATGGCACACCTCTTTCTGATCTGTCTGATCCCTTCCTGTCCTTCAAAGTGGATTTGGGGCTATCACTTCTTGAGGATGTTCTGCAGACCCTCAGAAAACAGAATCCAAGAGATTATGCCATTTGAAGGTATTTACCATTTAATGTATCACATTTACCTACTGACATTGTCAGTTTCTCTAGTCCTGACACGAGGAAGGATACTGCAGTATCCCTGTTCTGAGTGGCCTGTTTTGTTGCTCTTGCCCAACCCATCACAGACTGTTCTTGTCCTTGCTAAGGAGTTCTTTGGAACAGAGCTGTCAGGCTGCATGCCTAGATGAGAGCACTGTCTGCTGGAACCTCACAAGCGAGTTTCCATTCTCCGCAATAGTGCACAGTCAAGACTGGGGAATTCCTTTCTCCTCACAGAAGAATGGCTTTGTTTGGCAAAGGACTTATTTTGGGAATGTGGCGGTGACTGTATGGAGCATGGACAGAAATGGATATGGTGTACATTATTTCTGGATAACCAGGCAGCCTGGAAGGAGACAGCAGTACTGCTATCTCAAAGCCACAGCTATAGCAAGGGT carries:
- the C5H15orf62 gene encoding uncharacterized protein C15orf62 homolog, mitochondrial, yielding MDTWRRGSIKSTTFFRRFSLRRHKKLGNQVIILNQNSHTLDSDGQCQKRECLRDLKDKSDYLSCQSEQNLAKAQAPPKPPRLYLDSSSCPNIIDHTDSHSDVSFSGATHQYHKATQTHFHKDQATDYRTSETGSQNGTPLSDLSDPFLSFKVDLGLSLLEDVLQTLRKQNPRDYAI